The following are from one region of the Synechococcus sp. CBW1108 genome:
- the rpsT gene encoding 30S ribosomal protein S20, which produces MANNKSSKKRIEVAERNRVLNRTYKSALRTLMKRCFTACSAYSQEPGEAAKTAVQASMNAAFSKIDKAVKVGVLHGNTGANQKSRLSAAVKSATEPAAEPAAESAAAAPA; this is translated from the coding sequence GTGGCCAATAACAAGTCTTCGAAGAAGCGCATTGAGGTTGCCGAACGCAACCGCGTCCTCAACCGCACCTACAAGTCGGCCCTGCGCACCCTGATGAAGCGCTGCTTCACCGCCTGCTCCGCCTACAGCCAGGAGCCCGGCGAGGCTGCCAAGACCGCCGTACAGGCCAGCATGAATGCGGCCTTCAGCAAGATCGACAAGGCGGTGAAGGTGGGTGTGCTCCATGGCAACACCGGCGCCAATCAAAAATCGCGCCTCAGCGCAGCGGTCAAATCGGCCACCGAGCCTGCTGCTGAGCCGGCCGCTGAGTCGGCAGCGGCAGCCCCGGCCTGA
- the nusA gene encoding transcription termination factor NusA, whose product MALVLLPGLNNLIEDISEEKKLPPPVVEAALREALLKGYERYRRTLYLGISEDPFEEDYFSNFDVGLDLEEEGYRVLASKIIVEEVESEDHQISLAEVQQVTDDAQIGDTVVLDVTPEKDDFGRMAAATTKQVLAQKLRDQQRRMIQEEFADLEDPVLTARVIRFERQSVIMAVSSGLGRPEVEAELPRRDQLPNDNYRANATFKVFLKEVSEVSRRGPQLFVSRSNAGLVVYLFENEVPEIQEGSVRIVAVAREANPPSRSVGPRTKVAVDSVEREVDPVGACIGARGSRIQQVVNELRGEKIDVIRWSPDPGQYIANSLSPARVEMVRLVDPEGQHAHVLVPHDQLSLAIGREGQNVRLAARLTGWKLDIKNASEYDQAAEDAVVSELIAQRQEEEALQAEAEARLEVEQAARAEEDARLRELYPLPEDEEDFTEETVADPDEGGSR is encoded by the coding sequence ATGGCCCTGGTTCTGCTCCCCGGTCTGAACAACCTGATCGAGGACATCAGCGAAGAGAAGAAGCTGCCGCCCCCCGTGGTGGAGGCCGCCCTGCGGGAAGCCCTGCTCAAGGGCTACGAGCGCTATCGCCGCACCCTTTACCTAGGGATCAGCGAAGACCCCTTCGAGGAGGACTACTTCTCCAACTTTGATGTGGGCCTCGACCTCGAGGAGGAGGGCTATCGCGTGCTGGCCTCCAAGATCATCGTGGAGGAGGTGGAGAGCGAAGACCACCAGATTTCCCTGGCTGAGGTGCAACAGGTCACCGATGACGCCCAGATCGGCGACACGGTGGTACTCGATGTCACCCCGGAAAAGGACGACTTCGGGCGCATGGCCGCCGCCACCACCAAGCAGGTGCTGGCCCAGAAGCTGCGCGACCAACAGCGGCGCATGATTCAAGAAGAATTCGCCGACCTAGAAGACCCGGTGCTCACGGCCCGGGTGATTCGCTTCGAGCGGCAGAGCGTGATCATGGCTGTCAGCAGTGGCCTGGGCCGGCCCGAGGTGGAGGCCGAGCTGCCCCGCCGCGACCAGCTACCAAACGACAACTACCGGGCCAACGCCACCTTCAAGGTTTTCCTCAAGGAGGTGAGTGAGGTTTCGCGGCGCGGCCCCCAGCTGTTTGTCAGCCGCTCCAACGCCGGCCTAGTGGTGTACTTGTTCGAGAACGAGGTGCCAGAGATCCAGGAGGGCTCGGTGCGAATCGTGGCCGTAGCCCGGGAAGCCAATCCGCCCTCCCGCTCGGTCGGACCCCGCACCAAGGTGGCCGTCGATTCGGTGGAACGGGAGGTGGATCCGGTGGGCGCCTGCATCGGTGCCCGGGGCTCCCGCATCCAGCAGGTGGTCAACGAGTTGCGCGGAGAAAAGATCGACGTGATTCGCTGGTCGCCCGATCCTGGCCAGTACATCGCCAACTCCCTCAGCCCGGCCAGGGTCGAGATGGTGCGCCTGGTCGACCCGGAGGGGCAGCACGCCCATGTGCTGGTGCCCCATGACCAGCTCAGCCTGGCGATCGGCCGCGAGGGCCAGAACGTGCGCCTGGCCGCCCGACTCACCGGCTGGAAGCTCGACATCAAGAACGCCAGCGAGTACGACCAGGCCGCTGAAGACGCGGTGGTGTCCGAACTGATCGCCCAGCGCCAGGAGGAGGAGGCCCTTCAGGCTGAAGCCGAAGCCCGTCTGGAAGTGGAGCAGGCCGCCCGGGCCGAGGAAGATGCCCGCCTGCGGGAGCTCTACCCCCTGCCCGAAGACGAGGAGGACTTCACCGAGGAGACCGTTGCCGACCCTGACGAGGGCGGATCCCGATGA
- the hisD gene encoding histidinol dehydrogenase, with translation MVASSAALSIAILRDSSADGKSQAAERLAAIAGRTSSGRMGEETARVEEILSQVRQQGDRALLELTERFDGVRPDPLRIPPERLAAAWETTAPALQEALALAHQRILAFHGQQRPADLAITGPHGERLGRRWRPVERAGIYVPGGRASYPSTVLMNAVPAKVAGVGRLVMVTPPGPNGEPNATVLAAAHLAGVEEVYRVGGAQAIAALAYGTETIPAVDVISGPGNLYVTLAKKAVYGRVAIDSLAGPSEVLVIADHTARADQVAADLLAQAEHDPLAAAILLTTSAELAAAMPAALEAQLAGHPRAEITRTALGDWGLIVVCESLRRAAELSDCFAPEHLELLVEDPESLAEQIKHAGAIFMGPHSPEAVGDYLAGPNHTLPTSGTARFAGALSVETFLRHTSLIHFNRAALEATGAAVITLAESEGLHSHAESVRRRLA, from the coding sequence TTGGTCGCTTCGTCTGCCGCCCTCTCGATCGCCATCCTGCGGGATTCCAGCGCTGATGGGAAAAGCCAGGCCGCCGAACGGCTGGCCGCCATCGCTGGGCGCACCAGCAGCGGCCGGATGGGGGAGGAGACCGCCCGGGTGGAAGAAATTCTGAGCCAGGTGCGGCAGCAGGGCGATCGGGCCCTGCTGGAGCTAACCGAACGCTTCGATGGGGTGCGGCCCGACCCCCTGCGCATTCCCCCCGAACGCCTGGCGGCAGCCTGGGAGACCACGGCCCCTGCCCTGCAGGAGGCCCTGGCCCTGGCCCATCAGCGAATTCTGGCCTTCCACGGCCAGCAGCGCCCCGCCGACCTGGCCATCACCGGCCCCCATGGCGAACGGCTCGGCCGCCGTTGGCGGCCGGTGGAGCGGGCGGGAATCTACGTGCCGGGCGGGCGGGCCTCTTACCCCAGCACGGTGCTGATGAATGCTGTTCCAGCCAAGGTGGCCGGCGTGGGACGGCTGGTGATGGTCACCCCGCCCGGGCCCAACGGCGAACCGAACGCCACCGTGCTGGCTGCCGCCCACTTGGCCGGCGTGGAGGAGGTGTATCGGGTCGGCGGCGCGCAGGCGATCGCAGCCCTGGCCTACGGCACCGAGACCATCCCGGCGGTCGATGTGATCAGTGGTCCGGGGAACCTCTACGTCACCCTGGCCAAGAAGGCCGTGTATGGCCGGGTGGCCATCGATTCGCTGGCCGGCCCCAGTGAGGTGCTGGTGATCGCCGACCACACCGCCCGGGCCGACCAGGTGGCCGCCGACCTGCTGGCCCAGGCCGAACACGACCCCCTGGCCGCCGCAATCCTGCTCACCACCAGCGCAGAGCTGGCGGCGGCGATGCCGGCGGCCCTGGAGGCCCAGCTGGCGGGTCACCCCAGGGCTGAGATCACCCGCACCGCCCTGGGCGACTGGGGCCTGATCGTGGTGTGCGAGAGCCTCCGTCGGGCGGCTGAGCTCAGCGACTGCTTCGCCCCCGAACACCTGGAGCTGCTGGTGGAAGACCCGGAGAGCCTGGCCGAGCAGATCAAGCATGCCGGCGCCATCTTCATGGGCCCCCACTCCCCGGAGGCCGTGGGCGACTACCTGGCAGGCCCCAACCATACCCTGCCCACCAGCGGCACGGCCCGGTTCGCCGGCGCCCTGAGCGTGGAAACCTTTCTGCGCCACACCAGCTTGATCCACTTCAACCGCGCGGCCCTGGAAGCCACCGGGGCAGCCGTGATCACCCTGGCCGAAAGCGAGGGGCTGCACAGCCACGCCGAGTCGGTGCGTCGCAGGCTGGCCTGA
- a CDS encoding metallophosphoesterase — protein MRLIQLSDPHLLADAHGLWRGRQPWACFERALEQAWIQAPAADLLLLSGDLCQDESWAGYARLRDRLAAWPTPVALLAGNHDAPHLLRAALGRHAVVAPALLEIAGVRLLLLSSHRTGCVEGWLGPRQLAWLAGELGCSNHLPLVVAVHHPPVAIGDPSFDRIGLGDGGVLLQLLAGHPQLKALVFGHIHQHWFGALPGRPAVPLLGCPSTLCAYGPVQPCPLGRPQDPGGRLLELDAQGSLSHTLLRWQAIEVGS, from the coding sequence ATGCGCCTCATTCAGCTCAGCGATCCCCACCTTTTGGCCGACGCCCATGGTTTGTGGCGGGGTCGCCAACCCTGGGCCTGCTTTGAGCGGGCCCTCGAGCAGGCCTGGATCCAGGCACCTGCCGCCGATCTGCTGCTGCTCAGCGGCGACCTCTGCCAGGACGAGAGTTGGGCGGGTTACGCCCGGCTGCGCGACCGCCTGGCCGCCTGGCCCACGCCCGTTGCCCTGCTGGCCGGCAACCACGACGCCCCCCACCTGCTGCGAGCCGCCCTGGGCCGCCATGCCGTTGTGGCCCCTGCGCTGCTGGAGATCGCCGGGGTGCGTCTGCTCTTGCTCAGCAGCCACCGCACGGGTTGCGTCGAAGGCTGGCTGGGTCCCCGGCAGCTGGCCTGGCTGGCTGGAGAGTTGGGCTGTTCCAACCACCTGCCCCTGGTCGTGGCGGTGCACCATCCGCCTGTAGCGATCGGGGATCCGAGCTTTGACCGCATCGGCCTGGGTGACGGCGGGGTGCTGCTGCAGCTGCTGGCAGGCCATCCCCAGCTCAAGGCGTTGGTGTTTGGCCATATCCACCAGCATTGGTTCGGCGCCCTGCCCGGCCGGCCAGCAGTGCCCCTGCTTGGCTGTCCGTCCACCCTCTGTGCCTACGGGCCGGTGCAGCCCTGCCCCCTGGGCCGTCCCCAGGATCCCGGCGGGCGCTTGCTGGAGCTCGATGCCCAGGGCAGCCTCAGCCACACCCTTTTGCGGTGGCAGGCCATTGAGGTGGGCTCCTGA
- the rpiA gene encoding ribose-5-phosphate isomerase RpiA produces the protein MSDLQDQMKQAVAAAATEQIRSGMVVGLGSGSTAALMIQALGAKLQSGELSDIVGVTTSFQGEVLAAELGIPLQSLNAVDRIDLAIDGADEVDPAFQLIKGGGACHVQEKLVAVRAKRFVVVVDSTKLVDTLNLGFLLPVEVLPGAWRQVQGQLKAMGGEAQLRMAAKKAGPVVTDQGNLVLDVKFAGGIGDPAALEAAINNIPGVLENGLFVNLTDQVLVGEIVAGEPRVRDLAKR, from the coding sequence ATGTCGGACCTGCAAGATCAGATGAAGCAGGCGGTGGCGGCGGCAGCCACCGAGCAGATCCGCAGCGGCATGGTGGTGGGGCTGGGCTCCGGCTCCACCGCGGCCCTGATGATTCAGGCCCTGGGGGCCAAGCTCCAGAGCGGTGAGCTCAGCGACATCGTGGGTGTGACCACCTCCTTCCAGGGCGAGGTGCTCGCCGCCGAGCTCGGTATTCCCCTGCAGAGCCTCAACGCGGTGGATCGGATCGATCTGGCCATCGACGGCGCCGATGAGGTGGATCCGGCCTTCCAGCTGATCAAGGGTGGCGGAGCCTGCCATGTGCAGGAAAAGCTGGTGGCGGTTCGCGCCAAGCGCTTTGTGGTGGTGGTGGATTCCACCAAGCTGGTGGACACCCTCAACCTGGGCTTCCTACTGCCGGTGGAGGTGCTCCCCGGTGCCTGGCGTCAGGTGCAGGGCCAGCTCAAGGCAATGGGCGGCGAGGCCCAGCTGCGCATGGCTGCGAAGAAGGCCGGTCCGGTGGTGACAGACCAAGGGAATCTGGTTTTGGATGTGAAATTCGCAGGCGGCATCGGCGATCCGGCCGCCCTGGAGGCGGCGATCAACAACATCCCTGGCGTGCTGGAGAACGGCCTGTTCGTCAACCTCACCGACCAGGTTCTCGTGGGTGAGATCGTTGCTGGGGAGCCCCGGGTGCGGGATCTGGCGAAGCGCTGA
- a CDS encoding trypsin-like peptidase domain-containing protein codes for MTALAMKRLLLVLVPLLWLALGPWSPTALALDLAQDGALAALPSGTPHSFVAEAARAVAPAVVRIDTEREVARQPFDPALLDPFLRDLFGDPSGSMRERGQGSGVVIDAAKGLVLTNAHVVDQVDSVEVTLADGRQVDGAVVGADSVTDLAVVKIPGSRDLRAAPLGDSEALEVGDWAIAMGSPYGLERTVTLGIVSSLHRNINSLGFSDKRLDLIQTDAAINPGNSGGPLINAGGEVIGINTLVRSGPGAGLGFAIPINLARGVAGQLSEGGQVVHPYLGLQLVALTARRARDNNRDPEALLQLPERDGALVQRVLPDSPAETAGLRRGDLVVKVDDQPVPDPASLLKRVEGSTVGQLLPLTVIRGQRELNLSIKPAALPKAS; via the coding sequence ATGACGGCCTTGGCGATGAAGCGGCTGTTGCTTGTACTGGTGCCCCTGCTGTGGCTGGCCCTGGGCCCCTGGAGCCCCACCGCCCTGGCGCTGGACCTGGCCCAGGATGGGGCGCTGGCTGCCCTCCCCAGCGGCACCCCCCACAGCTTCGTAGCCGAGGCGGCCCGGGCCGTGGCACCGGCAGTGGTGCGGATCGACACCGAACGGGAGGTGGCTCGCCAACCCTTTGATCCGGCCCTGCTGGACCCCTTCCTGCGCGACCTGTTCGGCGACCCCTCAGGCAGCATGCGCGAGCGGGGCCAGGGATCCGGTGTGGTGATTGACGCGGCCAAAGGGCTGGTACTCACCAATGCCCATGTGGTCGACCAGGTGGACAGCGTTGAGGTGACCCTGGCTGACGGCCGCCAGGTGGATGGAGCCGTGGTGGGGGCCGATTCGGTGACCGATCTGGCCGTGGTGAAAATCCCCGGTTCCCGCGATCTGCGGGCCGCTCCCCTGGGCGATTCGGAAGCCCTGGAGGTGGGCGACTGGGCGATTGCGATGGGCAGTCCCTATGGCCTGGAGCGCACCGTGACCCTGGGCATCGTCAGCAGCCTGCACCGCAACATCAACAGCCTCGGCTTTTCCGACAAGCGTCTCGATCTGATCCAGACCGATGCCGCCATCAACCCCGGCAATTCCGGTGGCCCCCTGATCAATGCCGGCGGCGAGGTGATCGGCATCAACACCCTGGTGCGTTCGGGGCCGGGGGCGGGCCTGGGCTTTGCGATCCCCATCAACCTGGCCCGGGGAGTGGCGGGCCAGCTCAGTGAGGGCGGCCAGGTGGTGCATCCCTATTTAGGCCTGCAGCTGGTGGCGCTCACGGCCCGCAGGGCCCGGGATAACAATCGGGACCCCGAGGCCCTGCTGCAGCTGCCGGAGCGCGATGGGGCCCTGGTGCAGCGGGTGCTGCCCGACAGCCCGGCCGAGACCGCAGGCCTGCGGCGGGGCGATCTGGTGGTGAAGGTGGACGACCAGCCCGTGCCCGATCCGGCCAGCCTGCTCAAGCGGGTCGAGGGCAGCACGGTGGGCCAGCTGCTGCCGCTCACGGTGATTCGCGGGCAGCGGGAGCTCAACCTCAGCATCAAACCGGCGGCCTTGCCCAAGGCCAGCTGA
- a CDS encoding YlxR family protein, with translation MTRSPVLRRCVACRKLLDREQLWRVIRLAEGGICLDQGMGRSAYLCPNQECLEEAKRRKRLQRALRCQVADSIVASLERRLTPGADLAFKAR, from the coding sequence ATGACTCGCAGTCCGGTGTTGCGGCGCTGCGTCGCCTGCCGCAAGTTGCTGGATAGGGAGCAGCTCTGGCGGGTGATCCGGCTGGCTGAGGGGGGGATCTGCTTGGATCAGGGCATGGGCCGTTCGGCCTATCTCTGCCCCAATCAGGAGTGCCTCGAAGAGGCGAAACGGCGCAAGCGTCTGCAACGGGCCCTGCGCTGCCAGGTTGCGGATTCCATCGTTGCAAGCCTCGAAAGGCGCCTGACACCCGGCGCTGATCTCGCCTTTAAGGCAAGATGA
- a CDS encoding TatD family hydrolase: protein MVDSHCHIVFRNFDDDLEEVSRRWRDAGVKALVHACVEPGEIGAIRALADRFPELRYSVGVHPLDTQHWHHDTAAVLRQAARSDSRVVAIGELGLDLFRDHNLEQQLATLEPQLDLAVELDLPVIVHCRDAAEPMLALLRQRADRGACPRGVMHCWGGSPEEMAAFLELGFLISFSGTVTFPKAAATHACAQLVPADRYLIETDCPFLAPVPRRGKRNEPAFVASVAARMAELRGETLTEVALTSSSNAAGLFGLTLHTV, encoded by the coding sequence TTGGTTGACAGCCACTGCCACATCGTCTTTCGCAATTTTGACGACGATCTGGAGGAGGTCTCCCGCCGCTGGCGGGATGCCGGCGTCAAAGCCCTTGTCCATGCCTGCGTTGAGCCTGGCGAGATAGGGGCAATCCGGGCCCTGGCCGATCGCTTCCCCGAGCTGCGCTACTCCGTTGGGGTCCATCCCCTCGACACCCAGCACTGGCACCACGACACCGCTGCGGTCCTGCGCCAGGCGGCCAGGTCCGATTCCCGCGTCGTGGCGATCGGCGAGCTGGGCCTCGACCTGTTCCGGGACCACAACCTGGAGCAGCAGCTGGCCACGCTCGAACCCCAGCTCGACCTAGCGGTGGAGCTGGACCTGCCGGTGATCGTCCACTGCCGGGATGCGGCCGAGCCGATGCTGGCCCTGCTGCGGCAGCGGGCCGATCGCGGCGCCTGCCCCCGCGGGGTGATGCACTGTTGGGGCGGCAGCCCAGAGGAGATGGCAGCTTTTCTGGAGCTCGGTTTTTTGATCAGCTTCAGCGGAACAGTCACCTTCCCCAAGGCGGCAGCCACCCACGCCTGCGCCCAACTGGTGCCGGCAGACCGCTACCTAATTGAAACGGATTGCCCCTTTCTGGCTCCGGTGCCCCGCCGGGGCAAGCGCAATGAACCTGCCTTTGTGGCATCCGTCGCCGCCCGCATGGCCGAGTTGCGTGGGGAAACGCTCACAGAAGTGGCCCTTACCAGCAGTTCCAACGCTGCAGGGCTCTTTGGCCTCACGCTTCACACTGTATGA
- a CDS encoding ribosome assembly cofactor RimP, whose product MPHPLLSELERLAQLAVAAAGFELKGVHLFTHRIPMTVQVLVQRADGSDISLDECASLSAPLGEAIEAADWLGDAYVLEVSSPGVSDNLHDDRDFRSFRGFPIEVICRNDQGLEVRREGLLLERDAKDLHLNVRGRTQLIPRDAVIRVSLITPAQPT is encoded by the coding sequence TTGCCCCATCCCCTCCTGAGCGAACTCGAGCGCCTGGCCCAACTGGCCGTGGCTGCTGCAGGTTTCGAGCTGAAGGGCGTTCACCTGTTCACCCACCGGATTCCCATGACGGTGCAGGTGCTCGTGCAGCGGGCCGATGGCAGTGACATCAGCCTCGATGAGTGCGCCTCCCTGAGTGCACCGCTTGGGGAGGCGATCGAAGCGGCCGACTGGCTAGGCGATGCCTATGTTCTGGAGGTCAGCAGCCCTGGAGTCAGCGACAATCTTCACGACGACCGCGACTTCCGCAGTTTCCGCGGATTTCCGATCGAGGTGATCTGTCGGAACGACCAGGGCCTCGAGGTGCGGCGCGAAGGGCTCCTGCTGGAGCGCGACGCAAAGGATCTGCACCTCAACGTCCGCGGCCGCACCCAGCTCATCCCAAGGGACGCGGTGATCAGGGTTTCCCTGATCACCCCAGCCCAGCCCACCTGA
- a CDS encoding secondary thiamine-phosphate synthase enzyme YjbQ — MVTFHSTRLERTTTASFSCHDISADLQAFVDGTGIRNGLLVAAGQHTTTALVVNEAEERLLGDIERHFLALTPPERAYAHNDLHLRPGIPADEPRNAHAHLIALKLGNHLTLPVVDGLLGLGRYQAVLLVELDGPRQRQVLLQLCGI; from the coding sequence ATGGTGACGTTTCACTCCACCCGGCTAGAGCGCACCACCACGGCCAGCTTCAGCTGCCACGACATCAGCGCCGACCTGCAGGCCTTCGTGGATGGCACCGGGATCCGCAACGGCCTGCTGGTGGCCGCCGGTCAGCACACCACCACCGCCTTGGTCGTGAACGAGGCCGAGGAACGGTTGCTGGGGGACATCGAGCGCCACTTCCTGGCCCTGACGCCCCCCGAGCGGGCCTACGCCCACAACGACCTGCACCTGCGGCCGGGCATTCCCGCCGATGAGCCGCGCAACGCCCATGCCCACCTGATCGCCCTGAAGCTGGGCAACCACCTCACCCTGCCGGTCGTGGACGGCCTGCTGGGCCTGGGGCGATACCAGGCCGTGCTGCTGGTGGAATTGGATGGCCCCCGTCAGCGCCAGGTGCTGCTGCAGCTCTGTGGCATCTGA